A region of Lycium barbarum isolate Lr01 chromosome 1, ASM1917538v2, whole genome shotgun sequence DNA encodes the following proteins:
- the LOC132632659 gene encoding mechanosensitive ion channel protein 1, mitochondrial-like, which produces MAAIRFSTLKRTLSSSFKLANQIDVRPSYACINGNRHAREPTYSKTYAAPKCFNARGIHSASGTSHVTSYLRGRFDTKSLRGSKSILVASPILNNRWYSSFDSSKGDTPKGSGVSTGASGSDVDTGGVSGSEWVGNFKEAWQTAVDAVTYTGEKAKEASSEMTPYVEKVLDAHPYLRDVIVPVGGTLTGTLMAWVVLPRLLRRFHKYSMQGPAALLPGSSIWGPVPYEKSIWGAMEDPVRYLITFMAFSQIAVMVAPSTIASQYLLETWRGAAILSFVWFLQRWKTNVISRALVVKSLEKGDRDRLLTLDRISSVGLFILGLMTLAEVCGVAVQSILTVGGIGGVATAFAARDILGNVLSGLSVQLSQPFSVGDTIKAGSVEGQVVEMGLTTTSLLTAEKFPVIVPNSLFSSQVIVNKSRAQWRAVVTTVPFQIEDFDKIVQISDDVKSMLKSNPNAFLEKEAPYCYLSKIEKTYAELTLGCNLRYASKDQLFSAQQDILLQAARVVKQHGGTLADPWSQ; this is translated from the exons ATGGCTGCTATTAGGTTTTCAACTTTGAAAAGAACCCTTAGTTCCTCTTTTAAATTAGCAAATCAGATTGATGTCAGACCTTCATATGCTTGCATAAATGGTAATCGCCACGCTAGAGAGCCCACCTATTCAAAAACTTATGCTGCCCCAAAATGTTTTAATGCAAGGGGTATACACTCTGCTAGTGGGACCAGTCATGTTACTTCATATCTCAGGGGGAGATTTGATACTAAAAGTTTGAGGGGAAGTAAATCAATTCTTGTGGCTAGCCCCATTTTGAATAATCGATGGTATTCGTCGTTTGATAGTAGTAAAGGAGATACTCCTAAAGGTTCAGGAGTTTCTACTGGAGCAAGTGGGTCTGATGTAGATACAGGTGGTGTTAGTGGAAGTGAATGGGTTGGTAATTTTAAGGAAGCTTGGCAAACTGCTGTAGATGCTGTGACTTATACCGGGGAAAAGGCGAAAGAGGCATCTTCCGAAATGACTCCTTATGTTGAAAAGGTGCTTGATGCACACCCTTATCTGAGAGATGTAATTGTTCCTGTTGGTGGCACTTTAACTGGTACCTTAATGGCTTGGGTGGTGCTGCCAAGGCTTTTGAGGAGATTTCACAAGTATTCAATGCAAGGACCAGCTGCTTTGTTGCCTGGAAGCTCGATATGGGGGCCAGTTCCATATGAGAAAAGTATCTGGGGTGCTATGGAGGACCCCGTTCGATATTTGATCACTTTCATGGCATTTTCACAGAT CGCTGTGATGGTGGCACCAAGCACTATTGCATCGCAATACCTTCTCGAGACTTGGAGAGGTGCTGCGATTCTTTCATTTGTCTGGTTTCTACAACGATGGAAAACAAATGTGATCAGCAGAGCTTTGGTTGTCAAGAGCCTTGAAAAAGGTGACCGTGATCGATTGTTGACTTTGGACAGAATCTCATCCGTTGGCCTCTTCATCCTTGGACTAATGACTTTAGCTGAAGTTTGTGGAGTAGCTGTACAATCTATTTTGACCGTTGGTGGAATTGGAG GGGTGGCTACTGCTTTTGCTGCTAGGGACATCCTTGGTAATGTTCTTAGTGGACTCTCCGTACAGCTTTCACAACCTTTTTCAGTTGGTGACACGATAAAA GCTGGATCAGTGGAAGGTCAAGTGGTTGAAATGGGGCTCACTACTACATCATTGTTGACTGCAGAAAAATTCCCTGTTATTGTCCCAAATTCACTATTTTCCAGTCAG GTGATTGTGAATAAATCGCGTGCTCAATGGCGTGCCGTGGTCACTACGGTTCCTTTCCAAATCGAAGACTTTGATAAGATTGTCCAGATATCAGATGATGTAAAGAGCATGCTCAAATCTAATCCAAATGCTTTCTTGGAAAAGGAGGCACCATACTGCTACTTGTCTAAAATTGAAAAAACATATGCAGAGCTAACTCTTGGGTGCAACTTAAGATATGCG AGCAAGGACCAATTGTTTTCAGCACAGCAGGATATTCTTCTGCAAGCAGCCCGTGTAGTCAAGCAGCATGGGGGCACACTGGCTGATCCTTGGAGTCAGTGA